The following proteins come from a genomic window of Drosophila sulfurigaster albostrigata strain 15112-1811.04 chromosome X, ASM2355843v2, whole genome shotgun sequence:
- the LOC133849389 gene encoding E3 ubiquitin-protein ligase znrf2 encodes MGQKASTPATSGQQSPRSRTFSSSSTGATHTTAASLAAATADTSATTGGGAAVGNRGVGDAGQGFNLLRTLPGLQVYHHQQQQQQQLQLQQQQQHNNQQNSTSIDRQRARSLSSVPDIQQQQQQHQQQQQQQQQLLQQQQQQQGSTTYPHTHPAVSVSVSANSNSSFPAAGNNNRSLATTQSLMQRQALNHSIRDMSMTGANIIESITLASSTTSANGIGRVYTATSLPSHIWSFNGIKCPVCNKFVLPDDIECHLVMCLTKPRLSYNEDTLMDAKGECVICLEDLSPGDTIARLPCLCIYHKSCIDRWFEVNRSCPEHPGD; translated from the exons ATGGGTCAAAAGGCAAGCACACCTGCGACCAGCGGCCAGCAGAGCCCACGCTCCCGAACATTCTCCAGCAGCTCAACGGGTGCCACACACACGACAGCAGCCTCGCTGGCTGCTGCAACAGCGGACACATCGGCGACAACAGGTGGAGGAGCTGCGGTTGGCAACCGCGGTGTCGGCGATGCCGGTCAAGGCTTTAATCTGCTGCGCACATTGCCCGGCCTCCAAGTGTATcaccatcagcaacagcagcagcagcagttgcagctgcagcaacaacagcagcacaacaatCAGCAGAACTCCACGTCCATAGACAGGCAACGTGCTCGCAGTCTCAGCTCAGTGCCAGAcatccaacagcagcagcagcagcatcaacagcagcagcagcagcaacaacaattgctgcagcagcagcaacagcaacagggaTCAACAACGTATCCGCACACACATCCCGCCGTCTCAGTTTCGGTGTCAGCGAATTCCAATTCCAGTTTCCCGGCggctggcaacaacaaccgatCGCTGGCGACCACACAAAGTCTGATGCAACGTCAGGCACTCAATCACTCCATACGC GACATGTCTATGACGGGCGCCAACATCATTGAGAGCATCACGCTCGCCTCGTCCACAACATCGGCGAATGGCATTGGACGTGTTTACACAGCGACATCGCTTCCATCGCACATTTGGTCCTTTAATG GCATCAAGTGTCCCGTGTGTAATAAATTCGTTTTGCCAGACGATATTGAATGCCATTTAGTTATGTGCCTAACGAAACCACGACTCTCCTATAACG AGGACACTTTGATGGACGCCAAGGGCGAATGCGTCATTTGTCTTGAAGACTTGAGTCCAGGTGATACAATTGCTCGATTGCCATGTCTCTGCATCTACCACAAAAG CTGCATCGATCGTTGGTTTGAGGTGAATCGCTCATGTCCCGAGCATCCAGGAGATTAG